The Mycolicibacterium flavescens genomic interval GACTTCCGGACGGCATTCGAGAATTCGCGCGATCTATGGGCGATCGGCGCCGACCGCGCCTACTCGAATTCCTTGCTGTACCGCTTGTCGGTTCTGAGAATGCTCCGCGCCCCCCGAGCGATGGTCAACCGGCACAAGGGCCCTCACACTTGACCGGTCTGCCGCGGCACACAGATTAGCTGTAGGGTGATCGACTATGGCGTCTCTCAACGATGGAGAGCGGGTAGCTACGCACTCAAATGACGAGAGCGCAGTACATCTGGGCTCGACCGCCATCGATCCAACGACGCCGAGCGGCGGGAAAAGATTCGTTCCTGCTTTGCTGAGGTCCCGACGATTCGTCGCCGTCATCTTAGCGATCGGCGGCACCCAACTGATGGCGTCAATGGACGGCCCGGTGGTGATCCTCGCCCTCTTCACGATCCAGAATGAGCTGGGCCTTTCAGACGGTATGCGCAGCTGGGTGATCACAGCCTACGTACTCACGTTCGGCGGCCTCATGCTGGTCGGGGGCCGGCTCGGCGACACCATCGGCCGCAAGCGAACATTCATCATCGGGGTCGCGCTGTTCACGCTCGCCTCAGGCATGTGCGCTGTTGCCTGGAACGGGGGGGTCCTCGTACTCGCCCGTCTGGTGCACGGCGCGGCGGCTGCGATCATCGCGCCGACCTGTATGGCCCTGGTCGCGACGACCTTCCCCAAGGGGCCGGTACGCAATGCTGCGACGGCGGTGCTGGGCGCAATGATCGGAATCGGCTCGGTAATGGGCTTGGTGTTGGGCGGAATGCTCACCGACATGTCGTGGCGACTGGTGTTTTGGGTCAACGTGCCCATTGGACTGGTTGTGATTTTCGTGGCCCGCGCGATGCTGCAGGAAACGCAGAAGGAGCGGATGAAGCTTGACGTCGCAGGAGCGGTACTGGCCACGCTGATATGCACCGCGGCAGTCTTCGGATTGTCGATGGGACCGGAAAACGGGTGGCTGTCGGCCTTGACCATCGGCTCCCTTGCGGTGGCTCTTGCCGCTCTCCTGGTGTTCGTCGTGGTCGAGCGCAACGCCGAGACTCCCGTCGTACCTTTCAGCCTGTTTTCCGATCGCAATCGGCTGGCGACCTACGCATCAATGTTTCTCTCCGGCGGGACGGGCTTTACGCTGGCCGTGCTCATCGCGCTGTATGTGCAGGACGTCATGGGCTACAGCCCGCTGCAGGCAGGCATCAGTTTCATTCCGTTTGCCCTCGCACAGGCAATCGGTATGGGGGCATCGTCGCAGGTGGTGAAGTGGTTCCCACCGCGGGTAGTGGTGACAGCGGGCGCCATCTTGCTGTTGGGTGCGATGCTGTATGGCTCCACGCTCAATCGCGACGTGCCGTATTTTCCGAATCTGGTGGTACCGCTCGTAGTCGGGGGGATCGGCTTGGGCCTGCTCGAAATCCCGCTCATGCTCTCGCTGATCGCCAGTGTGG includes:
- the stp_3 gene encoding efpA_1, giving the protein MASLNDGERVATHSNDESAVHLGSTAIDPTTPSGGKRFVPALLRSRRFVAVILAIGGTQLMASMDGPVVILALFTIQNELGLSDGMRSWVITAYVLTFGGLMLVGGRLGDTIGRKRTFIIGVALFTLASGMCAVAWNGGVLVLARLVHGAAAAIIAPTCMALVATTFPKGPVRNAATAVLGAMIGIGSVMGLVLGGMLTDMSWRLVFWVNVPIGLVVIFVARAMLQETQKERMKLDVAGAVLATLICTAAVFGLSMGPENGWLSALTIGSLAVALAALLVFVVVERNAETPVVPFSLFSDRNRLATYASMFLSGGTGFTLAVLIALYVQDVMGYSPLQAGISFIPFALAQAIGMGASSQVVKWFPPRVVVTAGAILLLGAMLYGSTLNRDVPYFPNLVVPLVVGGIGLGLLEIPLMLSLIASVGSDRIGPASAVAVMVRMIGGPLVLVGIQAVITLRTLHYGGVTGPAVSMNDAQLSALDRGFTDGLLGIAVVVILLAAVVMFVGYTAEQVARAQEAKKANDAAKP